In Horticoccus luteus, the following proteins share a genomic window:
- a CDS encoding tetratricopeptide repeat protein, producing MRRFATLCFLGLVSVTWAQTPLNRPVPLLTVAGEVSAGTEAERFEAAERALEMGFPSIAEGLFEELSVDARVDRQRARLGLASALLEEDRPAEAEKVLEGQQEGRGAAWHLRMGLAAAQQRHFDAARHALGEVKAEELTTDDRAWYSFLRGVVADAAGDLGKAREDFEQAEKMAGSDPAKAQFVLAREQARLRANVVNDNVLEETRRNMERYQGRKIGYDYAKTYAAMLEAAGRKNDAINVLQRQLLATPAEERGAQDDFRLLLGLVAGGAEGAGRTALASLVAHGSDPLKQRVALRVLARDATTAAARAQLQALLDRLIATPTAPAIIEDLLVFRAQLALTEKDYARAEEDARTLLQRFPGSPLKVRALGVLTSAAWEQRRYRTAADLAGKAAAELPAGALRAQFNVLVAEAWFRAKDFRTAADAYAAALRETPEGEAAGDLMFQRLLAEIEGGRLETAEKLLDEMARQPAFTPEERWQAEWNLARALQLHGETAAAYARVNRLLAAKAPTGVLSEELRAQMAWLQAKLSLEAGEPGRTLELVDALIASGGTLTPALQVEIGSTAVLLKAEALFALQREPAALEQLQKVRSDFPKSDAAVYSYIVEADHYAKLDNTVEAQQLLTKLADDFPGNKTYAPLALYQAALQAERRGQDANYIEANKLIEQLVTRYPRSDLVFYARLKQGDLLRKLNQFPQAQQVYESLVNNFSQHADVLIAQLALAECHNAQAANDPGHAEAAATLFEHLRDRGDAPLDLRVEAGFNLGYTLLRRGQVARAQQVWWQDVVQAFLLNANQAAELGAKGRYWMARTLLELGGSFEQQAKLEEARNAWSLILQSKLPGEALARARLAKFNPPEDKP from the coding sequence ACGGTGGCGGGGGAGGTCTCGGCGGGGACGGAAGCGGAGCGGTTCGAGGCGGCCGAGCGGGCGCTGGAAATGGGTTTCCCGTCGATCGCGGAGGGGTTGTTCGAGGAGCTGTCGGTTGACGCGCGGGTAGATCGGCAACGCGCGCGACTGGGATTGGCCTCGGCATTGCTGGAGGAGGACCGGCCGGCAGAGGCGGAGAAGGTGTTGGAAGGCCAGCAGGAGGGCCGGGGCGCGGCGTGGCACTTGCGCATGGGACTGGCGGCCGCGCAGCAGCGGCACTTTGACGCAGCGCGCCACGCGCTCGGCGAGGTGAAGGCGGAGGAGCTGACGACGGACGACCGCGCGTGGTATAGTTTCCTGCGCGGCGTGGTCGCCGATGCGGCGGGAGATTTAGGGAAGGCGCGCGAGGATTTCGAACAAGCGGAGAAGATGGCGGGTTCGGACCCGGCGAAGGCGCAATTTGTGCTGGCGCGAGAGCAGGCGCGGTTGCGGGCGAACGTGGTGAACGACAACGTGCTCGAAGAAACGCGGCGCAACATGGAGCGTTATCAGGGCCGGAAGATCGGCTACGATTACGCGAAGACTTACGCGGCGATGCTCGAGGCGGCGGGGCGCAAGAACGACGCGATCAATGTGCTGCAGCGGCAATTGCTCGCGACACCGGCGGAGGAGCGGGGCGCGCAGGATGATTTTCGGTTGCTGCTCGGTTTGGTGGCGGGGGGCGCGGAGGGCGCGGGTCGGACGGCGCTGGCGAGTCTGGTCGCACATGGCAGCGATCCGCTGAAGCAACGTGTGGCGTTGCGCGTGCTGGCCCGCGATGCCACGACGGCGGCCGCGCGGGCGCAGTTGCAGGCCCTGCTGGACCGGTTGATCGCGACACCGACGGCGCCCGCGATCATCGAAGACCTGTTGGTTTTTCGGGCGCAGCTCGCGTTGACCGAGAAAGATTACGCGCGGGCGGAGGAAGATGCGCGGACGTTGCTCCAGCGGTTTCCGGGCTCGCCGCTGAAGGTGCGGGCGCTGGGCGTGTTGACGAGTGCGGCATGGGAACAGCGGCGTTATCGCACGGCGGCGGATCTGGCGGGGAAGGCGGCGGCGGAGCTGCCGGCGGGAGCGTTGCGGGCGCAGTTCAACGTCTTGGTGGCGGAGGCGTGGTTTCGCGCGAAGGATTTTCGAACGGCGGCGGATGCGTATGCGGCGGCGTTGCGTGAGACGCCGGAAGGGGAGGCGGCGGGCGATCTGATGTTTCAACGGTTGCTGGCGGAGATCGAGGGCGGGCGGCTGGAAACGGCGGAGAAACTGCTGGACGAGATGGCGCGGCAGCCGGCGTTTACGCCGGAAGAGCGCTGGCAGGCGGAATGGAATCTGGCGCGGGCGTTGCAGTTGCACGGAGAGACGGCCGCAGCGTATGCGCGGGTGAATCGCCTGCTGGCGGCGAAGGCGCCGACGGGGGTGTTGTCGGAGGAGTTGCGCGCGCAGATGGCGTGGTTGCAGGCGAAGTTGTCGCTCGAGGCGGGCGAGCCCGGGCGGACGCTGGAACTGGTCGATGCGTTGATCGCGAGCGGAGGGACGCTGACGCCGGCGCTGCAGGTGGAGATCGGCAGCACGGCGGTGTTGTTGAAGGCGGAGGCGCTGTTCGCTTTGCAGCGGGAACCGGCGGCGCTGGAGCAGTTGCAGAAGGTGCGGAGTGATTTTCCGAAGAGCGATGCGGCCGTGTATTCTTACATCGTGGAGGCGGATCACTATGCGAAGCTCGACAACACCGTGGAGGCGCAGCAGTTGCTGACGAAGCTGGCGGATGATTTCCCCGGCAACAAAACGTATGCTCCGCTGGCGCTTTACCAGGCGGCGTTGCAGGCGGAGCGGCGGGGCCAGGACGCGAATTACATCGAGGCGAACAAGCTGATTGAGCAGTTGGTCACGCGTTACCCGCGGAGCGATTTGGTGTTTTATGCGCGTTTGAAGCAGGGGGATCTGTTGCGAAAGTTGAATCAGTTTCCCCAGGCGCAGCAGGTTTATGAGTCGCTGGTGAACAATTTCTCGCAGCATGCGGATGTGTTGATCGCGCAGCTGGCGCTGGCGGAGTGTCACAATGCGCAGGCGGCGAATGATCCGGGGCACGCGGAGGCGGCGGCGACATTGTTCGAACATCTTCGAGACCGCGGCGATGCGCCGCTGGATCTGCGCGTGGAGGCGGGCTTCAACCTGGGTTACACGCTCCTGCGGCGGGGCCAGGTGGCACGTGCGCAGCAGGTGTGGTGGCAGGACGTGGTGCAGGCGTTTCTGCTCAATGCGAATCAAGCGGCGGAGCTGGGCGCGAAGGGGCGTTACTGGATGGCGCGCACGTTGCTCGAGCTCGGCGGGTCTTTTGAGCAACAGGCGAAGTTGGAAGAGGCGCGCAATGCCTGGTCGTTGATCTTGCAGTCGAAATTACCGGGGGAAGCGCTCGCACGGGCGCGGCTGGCGAAATTCAATCCGCCGGAGGACAAACCGTGA
- a CDS encoding MotA/TolQ/ExbB proton channel family protein produces MSIFDFGLFAKGGPMMWVLLVLGVLCLMLFIERALYLHRGQIRSNAFLSGIENILAKRRIVEALTVCEETPGPVAAVVKAALLNADADAEKMRFAVQEAAVVELPALERRLGTIAAIAQVAPLVGLLGTILGMITTFVAFQKDYMAASALAHGMWQALLSTAGSLMLAIPAHLAHHFLTGRVRAIIRDVEWAGNAMMKYLLTDYRTGKAPGAATQP; encoded by the coding sequence ATGTCGATCTTCGATTTCGGTCTGTTTGCCAAAGGCGGCCCCATGATGTGGGTGTTGCTGGTGCTGGGCGTGCTGTGCTTGATGCTGTTCATCGAGCGGGCGCTGTATTTGCATCGCGGGCAAATCCGTTCGAATGCGTTTCTGAGCGGGATCGAAAACATCCTGGCGAAACGGCGGATTGTGGAAGCGTTGACGGTGTGTGAGGAGACGCCAGGCCCGGTGGCAGCGGTGGTGAAGGCGGCCTTGCTGAACGCGGATGCGGACGCGGAAAAGATGCGTTTTGCGGTGCAGGAGGCGGCGGTGGTGGAATTGCCGGCGCTCGAACGGCGGCTGGGGACGATCGCGGCGATCGCCCAAGTGGCGCCGCTGGTAGGCCTGCTCGGCACGATCTTGGGCATGATCACGACGTTTGTCGCGTTTCAGAAAGATTACATGGCCGCGAGCGCGTTGGCGCATGGTATGTGGCAGGCGCTCCTGAGCACCGCCGGGAGTCTGATGCTGGCGATCCCAGCGCATCTGGCGCATCACTTTTTGACCGGACGGGTGAGGGCGATCATCCGGGATGTCGAATGGGCGGGCAATGCGATGATGAAATATCTGCTCACCGACTACCGCACGGGCAAAGCGCCGGGAGCGGCGACGCAGCCATGA
- a CDS encoding ExbD/TolR family protein — translation MITRPLDLASRLRRPPRSFDVLFYVNVGLIVVFFILFGSRFVLAPGLGLEFRMPTMEGARAGAAATTHVISVPRSGLYFADGAMNAAQLRQWLEAQAKTVKQPVLLIRAAATVPLSDLTEVSALAHEAGFVKVIVGAQEAGGPENGGQRK, via the coding sequence ATGATTACCCGGCCCTTGGATCTCGCCTCGCGCTTGCGGCGGCCGCCGCGGAGCTTCGACGTGTTGTTCTATGTCAACGTGGGTCTGATCGTGGTGTTTTTCATCCTGTTCGGATCGCGTTTCGTGCTCGCACCTGGTTTGGGACTCGAATTCCGGATGCCGACGATGGAGGGCGCGCGGGCAGGGGCGGCCGCCACGACCCACGTGATCAGTGTCCCGCGGTCCGGCCTGTATTTTGCGGATGGCGCCATGAACGCGGCGCAGTTGCGGCAGTGGCTGGAGGCGCAGGCGAAGACAGTGAAACAGCCGGTGTTGCTGATCCGGGCCGCGGCGACCGTGCCCCTGTCCGACTTGACGGAAGTATCGGCCCTGGCGCACGAAGCGGGGTTTGTGAAGGTGATCGTCGGGGCGCAGGAGGCCGGTGGACCGGAAAACGGCGGCCAACGAAAATGA
- the tuf gene encoding elongation factor Tu, protein MAKGTFERKKPHVNVGTIGHVDHGKTTLTTAILACQARKGLAEVKSYADIAKGGTVRDASKIVTISVAHVEYESDKRHYAHVDCPGHADFVKNMITGAAQMDGAILVVSAADGPMPQTKEHVLLARQVGVPNIVVFLNKVDLIDDPDLLELVEEEIRDLLTKYQFDGKNAKIIRGSATAALEGKPEGEKAIAELMEAIDSEIAEPVREMDKPFLMSVEDVFSITGRGTVATGRIERGVCKLNDTVEIVGLRDTTTTVVTGIEMFRKLLDEGQAGDNVGLLLRGVDKEGIERGQVVAAPKSITPHKKAKAEIYVLGKDEGGRHTPFFNGYRPQFYFRTTDVTGVIELPKGVEMIMPGDNIAVEIDLIAPIAMEKTQKFAIREGGRTIGAGRITEIIQ, encoded by the coding sequence ATGGCTAAAGGAACATTCGAACGCAAGAAGCCGCACGTCAACGTTGGCACGATCGGCCACGTCGATCACGGTAAAACCACGCTGACGACCGCGATTCTCGCGTGTCAGGCGCGCAAAGGCCTCGCTGAGGTCAAGTCCTACGCGGACATCGCGAAGGGCGGCACCGTGCGTGACGCTTCAAAGATCGTCACCATCTCGGTGGCCCACGTGGAATACGAGTCCGATAAGCGCCACTATGCGCACGTCGACTGCCCGGGGCACGCCGACTTCGTGAAGAACATGATCACGGGCGCGGCGCAGATGGACGGCGCGATCCTGGTCGTGTCGGCTGCTGACGGCCCGATGCCGCAGACCAAGGAACACGTGCTGCTCGCCCGCCAAGTCGGTGTGCCGAATATCGTGGTGTTCCTCAACAAGGTCGACCTCATCGACGACCCGGACCTCCTCGAGCTCGTGGAAGAAGAAATCCGCGATCTTCTGACGAAGTATCAATTTGACGGCAAGAACGCCAAGATCATCCGCGGGTCCGCCACCGCTGCGCTCGAAGGCAAGCCCGAGGGCGAAAAAGCGATCGCGGAATTGATGGAAGCCATTGACAGCGAGATCGCCGAGCCGGTCCGCGAGATGGACAAGCCGTTCCTGATGTCGGTGGAAGACGTGTTTTCGATCACGGGTCGCGGCACCGTCGCCACCGGTCGTATCGAGCGCGGCGTCTGCAAGCTCAACGACACCGTGGAAATCGTCGGCCTCCGGGACACGACGACGACCGTTGTGACGGGCATCGAGATGTTCCGCAAGCTGCTCGACGAAGGGCAAGCGGGCGACAACGTCGGTCTGCTCCTTCGTGGTGTGGATAAGGAAGGCATCGAGCGCGGACAGGTTGTCGCGGCGCCGAAGTCGATCACTCCGCACAAAAAGGCGAAGGCGGAGATCTACGTCCTCGGTAAAGACGAAGGTGGCCGTCACACGCCGTTCTTCAACGGATACCGTCCGCAGTTCTATTTCCGCACGACCGACGTCACCGGGGTCATCGAACTGCCGAAGGGCGTTGAGATGATCATGCCGGGCGACAACATCGCCGTGGAAATTGACCTCATCGCGCCGATCGCCATGGAAAAGACCCAGAAGTTCGCCATCCGCGAGGGTGGCCGCACCATCGGTGCGGGTCGCATCACGGAAATTATCCAGTAA
- the secE gene encoding preprotein translocase subunit SecE yields the protein MKNPFRSTRIFVGEMIGELQKASWPTRTELRDSTIIVIVAVLILGLFTSITDFSLYSVVDLFTSWVS from the coding sequence ATGAAAAACCCGTTCCGCAGCACACGCATCTTCGTCGGTGAAATGATCGGCGAGCTTCAAAAAGCTTCGTGGCCGACGCGCACTGAGCTGCGCGATTCCACGATCATCGTCATTGTCGCGGTGCTCATTCTCGGGCTTTTCACCAGCATCACCGATTTCTCCCTGTATTCAGTCGTGGACCTGTTCACGTCCTGGGTCAGCTAA
- the nusG gene encoding transcription termination/antitermination protein NusG, whose amino-acid sequence MSAPTTAPADSQWFALHTLSGQENKVKNYIERFKKAEELEDSIFEVLLPTEVVSEVKGGKKSTKVRKLYPGYVFIQMRLYGEDGKVINKPWYFVKEVAGVIGFVGGDHPAALRQSEIDEIRARIEAANGKEVPKVQYSVGEEVKITDGAFANLTGRIDEIDPDRGKLKISVSIFGRFTPVELEYWQVQRNTE is encoded by the coding sequence ATGTCTGCGCCAACAACCGCGCCTGCGGACTCCCAGTGGTTCGCTCTTCACACGCTCTCCGGTCAGGAGAACAAGGTGAAGAACTACATCGAGCGATTCAAGAAAGCGGAAGAGCTCGAGGACTCGATTTTCGAAGTCTTGCTGCCGACGGAAGTGGTTTCTGAGGTCAAGGGTGGCAAGAAGTCGACGAAGGTTCGCAAGCTTTATCCCGGTTACGTCTTCATCCAGATGCGCCTCTATGGTGAGGACGGCAAAGTCATCAACAAGCCGTGGTATTTCGTGAAAGAAGTCGCCGGCGTGATCGGCTTCGTCGGTGGCGACCATCCCGCCGCCTTGCGCCAATCGGAAATCGATGAGATTCGCGCTCGCATCGAAGCAGCCAACGGCAAGGAAGTGCCGAAAGTGCAATACTCGGTGGGCGAGGAAGTGAAGATCACCGATGGCGCGTTCGCCAACCTCACCGGCCGGATCGATGAGATCGATCCGGATCGCGGTAAATTGAAGATTTCTGTTTCCATTTTCGGCCGTTTTACGCCGGTCGAGCTCGAATACTGGCAGGTGCAACGCAACACCGAGTGA
- the rplK gene encoding 50S ribosomal protein L11, which yields MAKKIQGYIRLQLPAGAANPAPPVGPALGAQGVNIMAFCKDFNARTKDQNGMILPVVITVYTDKSFTFILKSPPAGVLLKKAANIASGSGKPNVEKVGKVTRKQLAEIWKLKKADMNAKDEEAGIRTIAGTARNMGIEVID from the coding sequence ATGGCCAAGAAAATCCAAGGCTACATCCGTCTTCAGCTGCCCGCCGGCGCCGCGAATCCCGCGCCTCCGGTAGGCCCCGCGCTCGGTGCCCAAGGCGTCAATATCATGGCGTTTTGCAAAGACTTCAATGCGCGCACCAAAGACCAGAACGGCATGATCCTGCCGGTCGTCATCACGGTCTATACAGACAAGAGCTTCACGTTCATTCTGAAGTCTCCCCCGGCCGGTGTCCTCCTCAAGAAGGCGGCCAATATCGCGTCGGGATCCGGCAAGCCCAATGTCGAGAAGGTCGGTAAAGTGACCCGCAAGCAGCTGGCCGAGATCTGGAAGCTCAAGAAGGCCGACATGAATGCCAAAGACGAAGAAGCTGGTATCCGGACCATCGCCGGCACCGCCCGCAACATGGGCATCGAGGTCATCGACTAA
- the rplA gene encoding 50S ribosomal protein L1: MPKLHSKRYNSAAKVADLVKEYPLKEAVDVLAKFPKAKFDETVELSFRLGVDATSGDQNVRGTTPLPHGSGKKVRVLVFTDDPQKAIAAGADHAGLQDMMQKINEGWLDFDVAIATTEAMKTVRTIARVLGPKGLMPNPKSGTVTDDIVAGIKAVKAGRVEYKMDKTANIGVGIGKRSFTGEQILENAQSVIDAIGKAKPSGFKGNYIRSIFISSSMSPGVKIASTEYSKY; the protein is encoded by the coding sequence ATGCCCAAACTGCACAGCAAACGCTACAACAGCGCCGCCAAGGTTGCTGACCTCGTAAAGGAATATCCGCTCAAAGAAGCGGTCGACGTCCTCGCGAAGTTTCCGAAAGCCAAGTTCGACGAGACCGTCGAGCTCTCATTCCGCCTGGGCGTCGATGCGACGTCGGGCGACCAAAACGTGCGTGGCACCACTCCGTTGCCCCATGGCTCGGGCAAGAAGGTGCGCGTCCTAGTGTTCACTGACGATCCGCAAAAGGCGATCGCGGCGGGCGCTGATCACGCCGGTTTGCAGGACATGATGCAAAAAATCAACGAGGGGTGGCTCGACTTCGACGTGGCGATTGCGACCACGGAGGCGATGAAGACGGTCCGCACCATCGCGCGCGTCCTCGGCCCCAAAGGCCTCATGCCGAATCCCAAATCCGGCACCGTCACCGACGATATCGTCGCGGGCATCAAGGCCGTGAAGGCCGGCCGCGTGGAGTACAAAATGGACAAGACGGCGAACATCGGCGTCGGCATCGGCAAACGTTCGTTCACCGGTGAGCAGATTTTGGAGAATGCCCAGTCGGTCATCGATGCGATCGGCAAGGCCAAGCCCTCCGGTTTCAAGGGCAACTACATCCGCAGCATCTTCATTTCCTCGAGCATGAGCCCGGGCGTGAAGATTGCGTCGACGGAATACAGCAAATACTAA
- the rplJ gene encoding 50S ribosomal protein L10: MRAEKQFLIDEVQAHLKKSDYVILANFTKVTVADVAKLRAQLAAENAEYHVVKNSSLRVAAKALGLPDIDSALAGQTAIVVGGKTPYAVAKVLKGFFKDTQKLEVKIGVIEKKPISAEELSQLADLPSMDVLRAQLLGLFTQHGAAFVRVLNEKVKKEQPAAPAA; encoded by the coding sequence ATGAGAGCCGAAAAACAATTCCTGATCGACGAGGTGCAAGCGCACCTCAAAAAGTCCGATTACGTCATTCTCGCGAACTTCACGAAGGTGACGGTCGCCGATGTCGCCAAATTGCGCGCGCAATTGGCGGCAGAAAACGCCGAGTATCACGTCGTTAAAAACAGCTCGTTGCGGGTGGCTGCGAAAGCATTGGGTTTGCCCGATATCGACAGCGCGCTGGCGGGCCAGACCGCCATCGTCGTCGGCGGAAAAACACCGTATGCCGTGGCGAAGGTGCTGAAGGGCTTCTTCAAGGACACCCAGAAGCTCGAGGTGAAGATTGGCGTGATTGAAAAGAAGCCGATCTCCGCCGAAGAACTGTCGCAATTGGCTGACTTGCCGTCGATGGACGTGCTTCGCGCCCAATTGCTGGGCTTGTTCACGCAGCACGGCGCGGCGTTTGTTCGCGTCCTCAACGAGAAGGTCAAAAAGGAGCAGCCTGCTGCTCCTGCGGCCTGA
- the rplL gene encoding 50S ribosomal protein L7/L12, whose product MSNITKDQVIEWLSAQPILELAQLVKDLEGKWGVSAAASVAAAPAAAAAPAAEAQTEFTVVLKEAGANKIGVIKEVRAITGLGLKEAKDLVEGAPKPVKENVAKAEAEDLKKKLEAAGAKVELK is encoded by the coding sequence ATGAGCAATATCACCAAAGACCAAGTTATCGAGTGGCTGTCCGCTCAGCCGATTCTCGAGCTCGCGCAGCTCGTCAAGGACCTCGAAGGCAAGTGGGGCGTATCCGCCGCCGCCTCTGTCGCCGCGGCCCCGGCCGCCGCTGCCGCTCCCGCAGCCGAGGCGCAGACCGAGTTCACCGTTGTCCTCAAGGAAGCGGGCGCGAACAAGATTGGCGTCATCAAGGAAGTGCGCGCGATCACTGGCCTCGGCCTCAAGGAGGCCAAGGACTTGGTCGAAGGCGCGCCGAAGCCCGTGAAGGAAAACGTCGCGAAGGCCGAAGCCGAGGATCTCAAAAAGAAACTCGAAGCGGCCGGTGCGAAGGTGGAGCTCAAATAA